Below is a genomic region from Helianthus annuus cultivar XRQ/B chromosome 2, HanXRQr2.0-SUNRISE, whole genome shotgun sequence.
GCATGTCTATTGGGATAAATGTAGAGCATCCTGTACCTCATGTACATACACAAAATGGGCTTGCTGAATCGCTTATAAAGCGACTTAAAATGGTTGCAAGACCAATGATTATGAAATCAAAACTACCAGCATCTGCTTGGGGACATGCAATTTTACATGCAGCAACACTAATTCGCATCAGGCCAACGAGTTATCATACTTCCTCCCCGTTAAAGTTGGTTcttggtcaggaaccaaatatTTCCCATCTAAGGATTTTTGGTTGTGCTGTATATGTTCCAATCGCTCCACCACAACGCACACAGATGGGGCCTCATAGGAGGTTAGGAATGTATGTTGGGTATGGATCACCATCGATCATTAAGTATTTAGAACCTACAACAGGTGATTTATTTACAGCTCGATTTAGTGATTGTCATTTTGTTGAATCAacattcccaacattagggggagacaAAAAGCAGCTGGATAATAGTGTTATTTGGAATGAATTATCATTATCTCATCTTGATCCTCGAACCAAACAATGTGAACTAGAAGTTCAAAGGATAATTCATTTACAAGGATTAGCAAATCAATTACCAGACGCATTCACTGACCCAAAGAGAGTGACTAAGTCACATATACCAGCTGTTAATGCTCCAGTTAAAATAGGTGTCCCACAAGGACAACCACTCGGTTCTAAAGATAAAAATCCTCGAAAGAAAACGGAGCAAATAATGTAGATGGTCAAGTCAAGGTAACAATAACGCAAGAAAAGGAGTCTCCAGAAAAGACACTAGACATGATGGTTCTAGAAGAACCTCAGGTTCCTGAAAATGAAGAGATCTCAATTAATTATATCATGTCTAGAAATGTATGGAACCGAAGCGAAATCGACGTTGATGATAGTTTTTCATATAATGTAGCGCTACAAGTAATGGAAAACAATGAAGATCAAGAACCAAAATCAGTTGAGGAATGTAAACAAAGAAATGATTGGCAAAAATGGAAAGACGCGATAGAGGCAGAATTGAATTCCCTAAATAAACGAGAAGTTTTTGGACCTGTGGCCCATACACCTGAAGGTGTAAAGCCTGTTGGATATAGATGGGTCTTTGTGCGAAAAcgtaatgagaaaaatgaaattGTACGATACAAGGCAAGATTAGTAGCACAAGGATTTTCGCAAAGACCTGGAATTGATTATGAGGAGACATATTCTCCGGTGGTGGATGCGACAACTTTTTGttatcttattagtctggtaatacaAGAAGGGATCGATTTACGTCTAATggatgttgtgacagcctacctCTATGGCTCACTTGATACTGATATTTACATGAAACTTCCTGAAGGATTTAAATTGCCAAACTCATGTAAATCTAGTTCTCGAGAACACCTTTCAATCAAACTAAACAAATCATTATATGGGCTAAAACAATCTGGGCGTATGTGGTACAATCGCCTTAGTGAGTATTTGTCGAAAGAAGGCTATAAAAATGATTCTGTATGCCcgtgtatttttataaaaaggtCAGGATCTGAATACGTTATAATTGccgtatatgttgatgacatgaaTATCATTGGAACTCCAGGGGAGCTTCAAAAGGCAGTTGAATACTTGAAAagagaatttgaaatgaaagaccttggGAAGACAAAGTTTTGTCTTGGATTACAAATTGAACACCTTAAGGGTGGACTCCTTGTGCATTAAGAAACTTACATAGAGAAACTACTAAAAAGGTTTTATATGGAAAAATCACATCCATTGAGTACCCCAATGGTTGTAAGGCCGCTTGATGTGGAAAAAGACCCATTCCGACCTTCTAAAGATGGAGAGGAAATccttggtccagaagtaccataTTTAAGTGCAATTGGTGCATTAATGTTTCTTGCTAGCCATACACGACCTGatatatcattttctttaaatttgTTGGCAAGATATAGTTCATGCCCAACAAAGAGGCATTGGAATGGGGTAAAACAAATATTTAGATACCTTCAAGGTACAAAAGATATGGGTTTGTATTTTACAAATCAATCGAAAACAGGTTTGGTTGGTTTTGCAGATGCAGGGTATTTGTCTGATCCTCACACTGGGCGATCTCAAACTGGGTATTTATTTACAAGTGGAGGTACTGCAATTTCATGGCGTTCGGTAAAGCAGACAATCACAGCCACATCATCTAATCATGCAGAAATATTGGCGATACATGAAGCTAGTCGAGAATGCATTTGGTTAAGGACTGTAATACAACACATTCATGGATCTTGTGGTATTTCTTCGGGAGATGAGGGACCGACAATCTTACATGAAGACAACGCAGCATGCATTGCTCAACTAAAGGAAGGGTACACCAAAGGTGATAGAACAAAGCACATTTTGCCAAAGTTCTTTTTTACACATGATCTACAAAAGAATGGAGATATTATTGTCCAACAAATTCGTTCCAGTGAAAATTTAGCAGACTTGTTCACTAAATTATTACCGACTTCAACATTCAAGAAGTTAGTTCATGGGATCGGGATGTGTCGACTCAAGGAGCGTAAGTGATCATCATCAGGGGGAGATAATACgcgttgcactctttttcccttagtcaaggttttgtcccattgggttttcctgACAAtgtttttaatgaggcagcatTAAGCGTATGAAGTTGATAATCAGGGGGAGTATTATAAAGAATATATTTAGATTATCAACTCCTAATATAAACCAACTTGTTCTCCAAGTTTATTACCCCTATAAATAGTCCATGTATTCTATTGTGTATGATGCACCAATAATAATAAACATCTCTCTCCCAATATCTATTCTTATCTTCTTGCTATTAGGCTTGTTTATAacaaatatattaattaaaaactGGTAAATCTAAAAATACATAAGTGACATTAGCCTAATATAAATAAACATTATTTCGTTCGAAAATTATCTTCTATGATCTATTTAATGTAAACACGTGTGTGCATGTTTAATAACTGCAGGAGTACGTGTTTCACTCAAATACAAATCTTGGTTTGTTATGTATATCGATAGAGAAATTTCTTACACATGTCATATCGAAATCACTCAAATAAAAATCTTGGTTCGATTCTTAGATGGTGTTTTTTTCGAGATTTAACGGGTTTACCTCTAAATTAGTATATAAGTATTATAGACTAGTGGAGATGAATATAATCGAATGATTACGTCGATGACATGATTATACTCTAGAAGTTCATAAAAAaactaattaataaataaaatatgcacttttttatttattattattattattattattattattattattattattattattattattattattattattattattattattattattattattattattagtagtagtagtagtagtatgATGCACTTTATTAAATTATATGTCTAGGTTCGGTAACTTGCTTTTTTAAGCTTGTTACACTATCTTTTAATATGCTACACTTTACATAAAGATACAATAAATAAAATCATAATATTAAgttaaataaaaacataaatataTGAATGTTTCGTATGTATTTTTACTGGTGTATAATCAGATATTAATGAATACTTATAACATGTATAACTGATACAGATTATTAGTTTTCCAAACAAACTCATTTAAACTAAAATAAGACTCTTAACCTAGCTAGATTATATAACTAAGTTGAAACTTGAAACATGGGGATTATAAACTATACTTGATCCACTGAAAATAAAGACATCTCTTTAACTTTTATGAATGATATGATAAAGCGTATGTAGATCACTCGTTTAACAAATAGATTTATAAATACAGAATAATCACGATGCATCTCATGAATGAGTATTTCAAATAATCACGATGCAACTAATGAATGGGTATCTCTTTAGCTTTTAATGTTTCAGTTGGAGAGCTTTATTACTCTCACATGCCTTAATCCAATGATATTCGGTTAGCAGTAATTTTTTTTGTTCCTTGAATgataatatatatttacatttttTTGTCACAGATGTCATAAAAAATATCTGGATGGATGATGAGGAAACATCAAGGAGTTGGAAAATAATAGAACCGAATGGTGTTTGCATTGCATTGCTCAGGGTATTTTGTAATTGTCTTGACTATGTTTAGAGGTGACATTTAAATAAAAAGTTTTTAGGTTATGTAATCTTCATGATAAAATTAGTTTCGATGTTAAAAAGATTCAAGTCAAAGCTGGTATGGGGAAAAGAAAATCTTGAACAACAAATCTTGAACAAAATTGTTTGGACTTATATAAAGACAAGTTGTTATTAGATGA
It encodes:
- the LOC118486454 gene encoding secreted RxLR effector protein 161-like produces the protein MVVRPLDVEKDPFRPSKDGEEILGPEVPYLSAIGALMFLASHTRPDISFSLNLLARYSSCPTKRHWNGVKQIFRYLQGTKDMGLYFTNQSKTGLVGFADAGYLSDPHTGRSQTGYLFTSGGTAISWRSVKQTITATSSNHAEILAIHEASRECIWLRTVIQHIHGSCGISSGDEGPTILHEDNAACIAQLKEGYTKGDRTKHILPKFFFTHDLQKNGDIIVQQIRSSENLADLFTKLLPTSTFKKLVHGIGMCRLKERK